A genome region from Leptodactylus fuscus isolate aLepFus1 chromosome 6, aLepFus1.hap2, whole genome shotgun sequence includes the following:
- the LOC142209901 gene encoding uncharacterized protein LOC142209901 has protein sequence MDSYQGFEVGAEVELNDSAPVLEDSPTVIVENKQDLPAWHHLHYIDESSSDESLDHHRVSSTSPENMEILKYLPNVEAPLTWSSQKERTMFSPSEGLYTKPPLHVIERDHPSVLWSHGHHPGQDQTCPLGIGLEETEISHLNTLPALTFSPSPTLPPELYSEMVLSQDGDEAELYGRYSFYNAKTQSMGTVKPWVRSHKCTKCGRQFGRLYNLESHMCIKTALTRVNMGDIMPINKPLKSKKSSLRKKCEQSEESMNRLERMCAEAQRELQNLQELYKKEDKPLLGILLESQEETAQVDESVPDKVSKPKRTYRCERCGRQFRRKFYLGSHVCCSDPLNTNDSVAGHVLNREGPPNSGQDIRPTGQSQDGTEEVKVYKCHYCEKVYNRHASYGTHLRWHMKEKDLVSSVNESLATGDLGPLLTNINMTSLGLKKKTGPTFTCQECGRVFSKQCSYSTHILWHIKRRNSTLTVPSMKQVEERRPPEVQGPSISAEHQAKTVTDNTFTCQECGRVFSKRTAYSSHTRWHKKERELELSFRAQAKSMGHHPKTSSGGSSGEMSTSSHVVDNFEGYSLEQPNLYINEGGTLDNPVDLGQQRVPTEVPEFVFELVVGTESFHQDFTSKDVEETMSRTLIDSLTSTTKEPDETPVPCSLALPNKLLGRHLKRPKPPHRCQDCGACFSESRKLKCHQRKSKSRWKKRRCDCGRSLVGLLHLLRHQLQHLNGTAFICAACGKLLRGYQQLRAHSWVHPLVSQFQCRCGARFTQLPRYLWHSLLNKTRLRRRYKERRCLDT, from the exons ATGGATTCTTATCAGGGATTTGAAGTTGGTGCTGAAGTAGAATTAAATGACAGCGCTCCGGTGCTGGAGGACTCGCCCACCGTTATAGTG GAGAATAAGCAGGACTTGCCAGCCTGGCATCATCTCCATTACATTGATGAATCGAGTAGCGATGAAAGCCTGGATCACCATCGAGTGTCCTCCACATCTCCTGAGAACATGGAAATACTCAAGTATTTGCCTAATGTCGAGGCCCCACTTACATGGAGCAGCCAAAAGGAGAGGACGATGTTCTCCCCCTCTGAAGGTCTCTATACAAAGCCTCCGCTTCATGTTATAGAGCGAGACCACCCATCGGTGCTGTGGAGCCATGGGCACCATCCAGGTCAGGACCAGACATGTCCATTGGGAATAGGGTTGGAAGAAACGGAGATCTCACACTTGAACACTCTACCAGCATTGACTTTTAGTCCTTCCCCGACTCTACCTCCGGAGCTGTATTCCGAGATGGTGCTGAGCCAGGacggtgatgaagcagagctgtatgGGAGATACAGCTTCTATAATGCTAAAACCCAATCTATGGGAACGGTAAAGCCCTGGGTGCGGAGCCACAAATGTACAAAGTGCGGGCGCCAGTTTGGACGTCTGTACAACCTGGAGAGTCATATGTGCATCAAGACGGCCTTGACCAGGGTTAATATGGGTGATATAATGCCCATTAACAAGCCACTCAAGTCCAAAAAGAGTAGCCTACGCAAAAAGTGCGAACAAAGTGAAGAGTCGATGAACAGACTGGAACGAATGTGTGCGGAGGCGCAGAGGGAACTTCAGAACCTGCAGGAACTATACAAGAAGGAGGACAAACCTCTGCTCGGAATTTTGTTGGAAAGTCAAGAAGAAACCGCTCAAGTAGATGAATCTGTTCCTGATAAAGTATCGAAGCCTAAACGTACTTATCGTTGTGAGCGTTGCGGGCGCCAGTTTAGGAGAAAGTTCTATCTGGGGAGCCATGTCTGCTGCAGTGACCCTCTCAATACCAACGATTCAGTCGCGGGGCACGTTCTCAATCGAGAAGGTCCACCTAACTCAGGTCAGGATATACGTCCAACGGGTCAAAGCCAAGATGGCACCGAGGAAGTGAAAGTGTACAAGTGCCATTATTGTGAGAAAGTGTATAACAGACACGCCTCGTACGGGACCCACCTGCGATGGCATATGAAGGAGAAAGACCTGGTGTCCTCTGTGAATGAGTCCCTTGCGACAGGCGACCTTGGACCTCTCCTAACCAACATTAATATGACTTCTctggggttaaagaagaaaacggGGCCAACCTTTACGTGCCAGGAATGTGGCAGAGTCTTCAGTAAGCAGTGCTCGTACTCGACCCATATCCTCTGGCATATTAAAAGAAGAAACTCTACGTTGACTGTGCCGTCTATGAAGCAAGTAGAGGAGAGGAGGCCACCAGAAGTCCAAGGACCCTCCATATCTGCTGAACATCAGGCAAAGACTGTCACGGACAATACGTTCACTTGCCAGGAATGTGGCAGGGTGTTCTCTAAGCGAACGGCTTATTCTAGCCATACCCGTTGGCACAAAAAAGAAAGAGAACTCGAGCTAAGTTTTAGAGCGCAGGCCAAATCCATGGGGCATCATCCAAAGACTtccagtggtggcagtagtggAGAGATGTCTACTTCTAGCCATGTCGTTGACAATTTTGAAGGATACTCTTTAGAGCAACCAAACCTTTACATAAATGAAGGAGGGACTCTAGATAATCCAGTAGACCTTGGACAACAAAGGGTTCCTACTGAGGTCCCAGAATTCGTCTTTGAGCTGGTAGTGGGGACAGAGAGTTTCCACCAGGACTTCACGAGCAAAGATGTGGAGGAGACAATGTCAAGAACTCTGATCGATTCCTTGACTTCCACCACCAAGGAACCCGATGAGACACCTGTTCCTTGTTCTCTGGCCTTACCCAACAAATTATTGGGTCGCCATCTAAAAAGACCAAAGCCACCGCACAGATGTCAGGACTGCGGCGCTTGCTTTTCCGAGTCCCGGAAGTTAAAATGTCATCAACGCAAAAGCAAGTCTCGGTGGAAGAAGCGCAGATGTGATTGTGGCCGATCCCTGGTGGGTTTGTTGCACCTCCTCCGTCACCAGCTGCAGCATCTGAACGGGACGGCTTTCATCTGTGCCGCCTGCGGGAAGTTGTTGAGAGGTTACCAGCAGCTTCGAGCCCACAGTTGGGTGCACCCGCTGGTATCCCAGTTCCAGTGCCGATGCGGGGCACGGTTTACCCAATTGCCGAGGTACCTTTGGCATTCCTTATTGAATAAGACAAGATTGAGAAGAAGATACAAAGAAAGGAGATGTCTCGACACGTGA